The genomic interval TCGGTATTAGATAAACTAAAATCAAAAAATTCCTGCTCTGAAATTTTAGGATTAAAATATTTATTTATTACCTTTGCCACAAAACCATGAGTGATAATTATTATCTTAAAATATTTATTTTGTTTTTTAATTTCATCAAGACCGTAAAAAACTCTTTTTATTACTTCATTAATAGTTTCTCCGTTCGGCATTGCTTTATTAAAAATTCTAGTAATATTTTGTTTATATAAATCAAAATATCTATTTTTAGCTTCTTCTTTTGTTAACCCCTCATAAATGCCAACAGATCGTTCAATAAAATGATCGTCAATAATAATTTCACAATTATACTTTGATTTAATAAATTTCGCTGTTTCAATAGTTCGTTTTAAGGATGAACAGTAAATAACATCAAAATTTAAATTACTTGTTTTTTCAACAAGTTTCTTAGCTTGAGCGATTCCAGCTGAATTTAACGATATGTTTATCCTTCCTAAATATTTTTTATTTTTATTAAAATCAGTTTCGCCATGTCTAATTATATATAATTCAATCATATAATTTATTGTATAATAAAAAAATGAGGATGACAATTTTTTGCCATCCTCTTAAAATTAGTCATCCATCCAACGATACTGCTCTGGAAATGTCCAAAAAACCTTATTGACTAAAATTGAGTGAATTCTACGAGCCAAATCAGTTACGGAAAATTCCTTAGTATTA from Patescibacteria group bacterium carries:
- a CDS encoding histidine phosphatase family protein, with translation MIELYIIRHGETDFNKNKKYLGRINISLNSAGIAQAKKLVEKTSNLNFDVIYCSSLKRTIETAKFIKSKYNCEIIIDDHFIERSVGIYEGLTKEEAKNRYFDLYKQNITRIFNKAMPNGETINEVIKRVFYGLDEIKKQNKYFKIIIITHGFVAKVINKYFNPKISEQEFFDFSLSNTEIKKYTFKDILR